The proteins below come from a single Planctomycetaceae bacterium genomic window:
- a CDS encoding TolC family protein, with translation MLKNFVRVNTGILAVLLTITGVAGCKSVVQCCTGCFLGRSMTPADLTFIEDAEPAPGRTGDLTPAVPPADEPVPDAPGSNDREQPSSQLETSPVPLKEASLQADVSEFLPTESADNHQQQASDGKRQFNIPPELPGADSAPLRMPPLDAGMSADDRRSLVASMFPDVAEVQKSVAPGEGERVTLAWLQQTGLENSPVIRQAAADVEQARGQAIQLGLYPNPTVGYEGDTIGTGRTAGYNGLFFSQEFVTADKLVLARNSAMMEMQATEAELRKARVTLATNIRQGYFQALVAQEKVVFSRAIARLSDEVFQAQIDLVSAGEAAAYEPLQLRVFAVQSRNNVIQAQNELEAAWRRLAAAIGMPHLPRRSVAGSVQLRIPAVDYDQAAAVMLARHTDLAAARWRISGANCNLRLQQVTPIPNVTLYAAFQHDDTTPLSDYSTNVQLSVPVPLFDRNQGNIASAHGQLVRANNDLTDQQNKLMSRLAEIHARRSSAVVIAESYRTDLLPDQVRVYRGVYDRYRLNGESADFSQLVIAQQTLSQAVTSYLDALSQLWNATVDMAEVLQVDDIVTMDGLATGTSEQPVP, from the coding sequence ATGCTGAAGAATTTCGTTCGGGTCAACACCGGTATCCTGGCAGTTCTGCTCACGATCACCGGAGTGGCCGGCTGCAAAAGCGTCGTGCAGTGCTGCACAGGCTGCTTCCTTGGCCGGTCGATGACTCCCGCTGACCTGACGTTCATTGAAGATGCAGAACCAGCTCCCGGCCGCACTGGAGATTTGACGCCCGCCGTTCCGCCCGCCGACGAACCCGTACCGGATGCGCCCGGATCGAATGATCGGGAACAGCCGTCGTCGCAGCTTGAGACGTCGCCCGTGCCGCTTAAGGAAGCGTCGCTTCAGGCGGACGTTTCCGAGTTCCTGCCAACGGAATCCGCTGACAATCATCAGCAGCAGGCGTCGGACGGTAAGCGGCAATTCAATATTCCTCCGGAACTTCCGGGGGCTGACTCGGCGCCGCTCAGAATGCCGCCGCTTGATGCCGGCATGTCCGCGGACGATCGCCGTTCGCTGGTCGCTTCGATGTTTCCGGACGTTGCTGAAGTTCAGAAGTCTGTCGCGCCCGGTGAAGGCGAACGAGTGACATTGGCGTGGCTGCAGCAAACGGGCCTGGAAAACAGTCCCGTGATCCGGCAGGCCGCAGCGGATGTGGAACAGGCTCGGGGCCAGGCCATTCAGTTGGGATTGTACCCCAATCCGACAGTTGGCTATGAGGGTGACACGATCGGCACGGGACGCACCGCTGGCTACAACGGACTGTTCTTCTCTCAGGAATTCGTGACGGCCGACAAGCTGGTGCTCGCTCGAAACTCCGCCATGATGGAAATGCAGGCGACGGAAGCGGAGCTTCGAAAAGCGCGCGTCACGCTCGCGACAAACATCCGGCAGGGCTACTTCCAGGCACTGGTGGCTCAGGAAAAGGTAGTCTTCTCCCGCGCCATCGCAAGGCTCAGCGACGAAGTGTTCCAGGCACAGATTGATCTGGTTTCGGCCGGTGAAGCAGCCGCCTATGAACCGCTGCAGCTTCGCGTGTTTGCCGTGCAGTCACGAAACAATGTCATTCAGGCGCAGAACGAACTCGAAGCCGCCTGGCGACGACTGGCCGCCGCAATCGGAATGCCGCACCTTCCGCGCCGAAGTGTCGCCGGTTCCGTACAACTGCGGATTCCGGCGGTCGACTACGACCAGGCCGCGGCTGTGATGCTGGCGCGCCATACGGACCTTGCCGCAGCGCGGTGGCGCATTTCCGGAGCGAACTGCAATCTGCGGCTGCAACAGGTCACGCCCATTCCCAACGTCACGCTGTATGCGGCGTTTCAACACGACGACACGACGCCGCTGTCCGACTATTCCACCAACGTTCAGCTATCGGTTCCCGTGCCGCTGTTCGATCGAAATCAGGGCAACATTGCATCGGCCCACGGGCAACTCGTTCGAGCGAACAATGACCTGACCGATCAGCAAAACAAACTGATGTCGCGTCTTGCGGAAATCCACGCCCGAAGATCGTCGGCAGTCGTGATCGCGGAAAGCTATCGGACAGACCTGCTGCCCGATCAGGTGCGCGTGTACCGCGGCGTCTACGATCGTTACCGGCTGAATGGTGAATCAGCCGACTTTTCGCAACTTGTGATCGCCCAGCAGACGCTGTCTCAGGCTGTGACCAGCTACCTGGACGCGCTCAGTCAGTTGTGGAACGCGACGGTCGACATGGCAGAAGTTCTGCAGGTTGACGACATCGTCACGATGGATGGACTGGCTACTGGAACCTCGGAACAGCCTGTGCCATAA
- a CDS encoding SpoVG family protein: MEITEVRIKLMDEGDDRLQGFCSITFDGEFVVRDLKIINGQKGPFVAMPSRKLTEKCHRCFMKNEIRARYCSNCGARTEFASGATSGGDNRSRLFADIAHPINSECRQKIQDAVLRALDEERVRAREPGYVCTYDDFDEYYATSRSESMSP, encoded by the coding sequence GTGGAAATCACCGAAGTACGAATCAAACTGATGGACGAAGGCGACGATCGACTGCAGGGCTTCTGCTCGATTACGTTTGACGGCGAATTCGTGGTGCGGGATCTGAAAATCATCAACGGTCAGAAGGGACCGTTTGTGGCGATGCCCAGTCGGAAGCTGACTGAAAAATGCCACCGCTGCTTCATGAAGAACGAAATTCGGGCTCGCTACTGTTCGAACTGCGGTGCCAGAACAGAATTCGCCAGCGGCGCAACGTCCGGCGGAGATAATCGTTCGCGGCTGTTCGCCGACATCGCCCACCCGATCAATTCGGAATGTCGGCAGAAGATTCAGGACGCCGTGCTGCGGGCTCTGGACGAAGAGCGAGTTCGTGCTCGCGAGCCAGGTTATGTCTGCACCTACGACGACTTTGATGAATACTATGCGACGAGCCGTTCCGAAAGCATGTCTCCGTAG
- the ispE gene encoding 4-(cytidine 5'-diphospho)-2-C-methyl-D-erythritol kinase, whose protein sequence is MLQQLTVRSPSKINVFLEVLGKRPDGFHDLETVMLRTQFTDVMRFCNTESNSVSLSVATGTDVRLAKAFPRDESNLILRAAKALREHYGVNQGAAITIAKRIPPESGLGGGSGNAATTLLALNRLWKLNLPLSELHRLAETLGSDVNFLLSGFRAAICRGRGESVEQISLGGRFYFVSVRPRSGNRTSDVFQGVSEFGQFRSANEIVEKFRGGFSRRFAITPFNRLTESAAAQNDDLADLLRRASDILNVQMYMSGSGSSCFIPVGSHRDAVRMANRTKMVTGLLPQILWA, encoded by the coding sequence ATGCTCCAACAACTCACCGTTCGCAGTCCGTCGAAGATCAACGTCTTTCTGGAGGTTCTCGGCAAGCGTCCCGACGGCTTCCATGATCTGGAAACCGTCATGCTGCGGACTCAATTCACGGACGTGATGCGGTTTTGCAACACCGAGTCAAATTCTGTTTCGCTCAGCGTTGCGACGGGAACGGACGTCCGGCTGGCGAAAGCGTTTCCACGCGACGAATCCAACCTGATTCTCCGGGCGGCCAAAGCCCTGCGGGAACACTACGGCGTGAATCAGGGTGCCGCGATCACGATCGCGAAACGGATTCCGCCGGAGTCCGGACTTGGCGGCGGCTCCGGAAACGCGGCAACAACGCTGCTGGCGCTCAACCGGCTCTGGAAACTGAATCTCCCACTGTCGGAACTGCATCGCCTGGCGGAAACGCTGGGCAGTGACGTTAATTTCCTGCTTTCAGGATTCCGAGCCGCAATTTGTCGGGGCCGCGGTGAATCTGTCGAACAAATATCGCTCGGCGGGCGTTTCTACTTCGTGTCTGTCCGGCCACGGTCGGGAAATCGCACTTCTGACGTATTCCAGGGCGTTTCGGAATTCGGGCAATTTCGCAGCGCAAATGAAATTGTTGAAAAATTTCGTGGCGGGTTCTCAAGACGGTTCGCGATTACCCCGTTCAATCGGCTGACAGAGTCAGCCGCTGCTCAAAACGACGACTTGGCGGACCTGCTGCGGCGAGCAAGCGACATTTTGAATGTTCAGATGTATATGTCAGGAAGCGGCTCATCCTGTTTCATTCCGGTTGGTTCACACCGCGATGCAGTCAGGATGGCGAACCGAACGAAGATGGTTACCGGCCTGCTGCCGCAGATTCTGTGGGCCTGA